Proteins encoded in a region of the Candidatus Acetothermia bacterium genome:
- a CDS encoding tRNA pseudouridine(54/55) synthase Pus10: MGPIELAASLLAAGPICDRCLGRRFALLGEGLTNAERGQYVRAAASGLTVPVAPERCWVCEGLFDRVPAWGQEAAGLVQDHEFTTFLFGVHLTPRLAAIEEFLDERFPSPWAEPFKRDMNRELGKAFERALAVQGRTATVDFQRPDVQFTVDLDRGTIELVINPVYFYGRYRKLVRGIPQTHWPCRGCRGRGCERCHGTGKQYPTSVEELILPAFLAAAHGTGGHLHGAGREDIDARMLGRGRPFVLEVREPKRRTLDLAAIAREVDAAAAGAIEVLDLRPATADLVEKVKEERADKRYRARIQLARPVDEPAFRQALASLVGEIEQRTPTRVRHRRADMVRRRRVHAVQGKLLSPTEAEVDVLCQGGLYVKELISGDDGATQPNLAALLGVPAQVTELDVLDVLDDL, translated from the coding sequence ATGGGCCCCATCGAGCTTGCCGCAAGCCTCCTTGCTGCTGGGCCGATCTGCGATCGGTGCCTGGGCCGTCGGTTCGCCCTCCTCGGGGAAGGGCTCACCAACGCCGAGCGGGGCCAGTACGTGCGGGCCGCGGCTTCAGGGCTGACGGTTCCCGTGGCGCCCGAGCGATGCTGGGTCTGTGAAGGCCTGTTCGACCGTGTCCCGGCGTGGGGCCAGGAAGCAGCCGGGCTCGTCCAGGACCACGAGTTCACCACGTTCCTGTTCGGGGTCCACCTCACCCCACGCCTGGCGGCAATCGAGGAGTTCCTCGATGAACGGTTTCCGTCCCCGTGGGCGGAGCCGTTCAAGCGGGACATGAACCGGGAGCTTGGCAAGGCGTTCGAGCGGGCCCTCGCCGTTCAGGGACGGACGGCTACGGTGGACTTCCAGCGCCCGGACGTGCAGTTCACCGTGGACCTCGACCGGGGAACGATCGAGCTCGTGATAAACCCCGTCTACTTCTACGGCCGCTACCGCAAGCTCGTGCGCGGCATCCCCCAGACCCACTGGCCATGCCGTGGATGCCGCGGCCGCGGCTGCGAACGGTGCCACGGGACGGGCAAGCAGTACCCGACGTCGGTTGAAGAGTTGATCCTGCCCGCGTTCCTCGCCGCGGCCCACGGCACCGGCGGGCACCTCCACGGCGCCGGGCGCGAGGACATCGACGCCCGCATGCTCGGCCGCGGGCGGCCGTTCGTGCTGGAGGTCCGGGAGCCCAAGCGGCGCACGCTGGACCTCGCGGCCATCGCCCGCGAGGTGGACGCCGCCGCGGCAGGGGCGATCGAGGTCCTCGACCTCCGCCCGGCCACCGCCGACCTGGTGGAGAAGGTCAAGGAGGAGCGGGCCGACAAACGGTACCGGGCCCGGATCCAGCTCGCGCGCCCGGTGGACGAACCCGCGTTCCGGCAGGCCCTCGCTTCCCTGGTCGGGGAGATCGAGCAGCGCACCCCGACCCGGGTCCGCCACCGCCGGGCGGACATGGTCCGCAGGCGACGGGTCCACGCGGTTCAGGGGAAGCTCCTTTCCCCCACCGAGGCCGAGGTCGACGTCCTATGCCAGGGCGGCCTATACGTGAAGGAGCTCATCTCCGGCGACGACGGGGCGACGCAGCCCAACCTGGCCGCGCTCCTCGGGGTGCCGGCCCAAGTGACGGAACTGGACGTCCTAGACGTGCTCGATGATCTGTAA
- a CDS encoding PD-(D/E)XK nuclease family protein, protein MLAERLEEFFQREERARARDYFYVSEVSKCPRQIYYAVKGFPKPPLDGLTARKLAVGEDAHRRLVQALYGLGVVVAAEVPIPPGKLFHGRADTIVSVDGKNYVVEIKTVHPYNFDQMAAAPRRDHYLQLQLYLHYFAIPQGIILAENKATQELREFLVDLDREAVDRVIRTFEQLRQQIFVEGRLPPLPDRSDWEFDQCRYCPYQAFCTGDVAVLPGQGKVEEVQPALALGEEREGPRTLFDELD, encoded by the coding sequence ATGCTTGCCGAACGGCTTGAGGAGTTCTTCCAACGGGAAGAGAGGGCTCGTGCCCGTGACTACTTCTACGTGAGCGAGGTCAGCAAGTGCCCGCGCCAGATCTACTACGCGGTCAAGGGCTTCCCCAAGCCCCCGTTGGACGGCCTGACCGCGCGGAAGCTGGCGGTGGGCGAGGACGCCCACCGCCGGCTCGTGCAGGCCCTGTATGGGCTGGGCGTCGTCGTCGCCGCCGAGGTGCCCATCCCTCCCGGGAAGCTGTTCCACGGTCGGGCGGACACCATCGTCTCCGTCGACGGCAAGAACTACGTGGTGGAGATCAAGACCGTCCACCCCTACAACTTTGACCAGATGGCGGCTGCCCCCCGGCGCGACCACTACCTCCAGCTCCAGCTCTACCTCCACTACTTCGCCATCCCCCAGGGGATCATCCTCGCCGAGAACAAGGCCACCCAGGAGCTGCGGGAGTTCCTGGTGGACCTGGACCGGGAAGCGGTGGACCGGGTGATCCGCACGTTCGAGCAGCTGCGGCAGCAGATCTTCGTCGAGGGGAGGCTCCCTCCCTTGCCGGACAGGTCCGATTGGGAATTCGACCAGTGCCGGTACTGCCCGTACCAGGCGTTCTGCACCGGGGACGTGGCCGTCCTTCCCGGCCAGGGCAAGGTCGAGGAGGTTCAACCCGCCCTCGCCTTGGGGGAAGAACGGGAAGGCCCGCGCACCCTGTTCGACGAGCTGGACTAA